The nucleotide sequence GACAATCGGCTACGATCCTCCACCCATGGACCTCAAGTCCGACGATGGTTCGCCCAAAGACAACTTGATCAAGGTGGATGAACAACGGCAAGATAAAACCAAGCCTACACACGTCAAGCTACAGCCCGTCCCACAGGACTACCCTCACGTCGATGGCAAATTGTGGGACCTGCTATTCTCGAGGCCATACTTCAAGGTTCACGTTGTGCGAGATGCAGCTGGTGTGTCCCTGGGTGGTGCGTTGAAGAACATCGTGGCTCTGGCAACGGGTTTCGTGCAAGCCAAGGGATGGGGAGAGAACACCAAGGCAGCTGTTCTCCGGCAAGGTGTGCTTGAGATGGTCAGATTCGGCCGGACCTGGTTCCCGCAATCTGTCGACGAGCGGACGTTCACCGTTGAAAGCGCCGGTGTCGCGGATCTTGTGGCATCCTGCACGGCTGGTAGAAACTTCCGTTCTGCTTGTCACGCGGTAGAAAAGGGAGTTTCCGTAGAGGAGATTGAAAAGACGGAGCTTAATGGTCAGAAGCTACAGGGTCTTGGAACTGCCCAGTCGGTATGGGAGTTCCTATCGAAGCATGAAAAGACCGAGGAGTTTCCTCTATTTAATGCTGTGCATGGTAAGCTCTCCTTTTATACGTGGTCGCGGATTTATACTGACCCAATGCAGGCATCATTGAGGGCAAAGCATCGGTGGACGATCTGCCAAAGTTGCTGCAGTGAGTTTCTCGAGATTATCGGCATATTCGAGCGATGCATATAGTAGTATTGTCCATTTAATGCAactaaataataataacgtCACTGGATTTTGGCACACGAATTTCTCGCTTCCAATCGTCATTGGCTGGCGGTTTATTCACCAGCGATGTGTAGTATATAGAGTCCCTTTATATACCCGCAATTCTCTCTTGTATTGAATTTTGACAGTAGCACATCTTCCGAGTTACATTCTTAATCAATTCTCGCGGCTTGTGACACCCAAAGACATATATATCCGACATGGCAGACATCCAACCCTTCCAAATTGATATCCCCAAAGAAGTCGACCGATTGAACCGGAAACTAAAAGACACACGACTTCCAGGACGGCCAATTGTTGCTGATGCGGGGTCTCATTATGGTATGTCGCACTCCTAGTATCCTGTCCTTTGCCGGCAATTCACTAAGATAGGCCCGCCCTACGAGTGGGCGCAACGTCTCTACGACACCTGGATAAACGACTTCGACTGGTTCTCCGTGCAAAGCGATATAAACAAATACCCCCAGTACACCACTTCGATCGAAAACCTCAACATCTACTTCCTGCACACGCGCGCGGAACGTCCGAACGCGATCCCGTTGCTGTTGATACATGGGTGGCCGGGCTCTTTCTGGGAGTTTAGTCGAGTGTGGGGTCCTTTGTCGCGTCCATCTGATGACAAGGATATTGCATTCCATGTGATTGTTCCGAGTCTACCGGGGTTCTGCTGGTCGGATGGCCCGCACCGATCAGGTTGGACTCTGCAGGATACAGCTAGGGTTTTCGATCAATTGATGAAGAAGCTCGGGTATGATCAGTACATGGTGCAATGTGGAGATTGGGGACACTTTGTCGGCCGGGAGCTCGCGTCCAAGTACACGGATTCGTGCAAGTTGTTGCATTCCAATTTTGCTCCGAGTCCGCTGCCTGATGGCGTGGAATATACCGGTCGGGAGAAGGCGACACTGGAACGAGTGAACGACTGGCTGGAGAACCATATTGGTTATGCTGTGTGTATGAGGACTCGTGTATGTTTCCACCCTATTTGCACAAGTCAATACTAACTATCGTCTTCTAGCCACACACAATCGGTCTCGTCCTCCACGACAACCCCCTCGGCATTCTCATGTGGGTAGGCGAAAAATTCATCGAAGCCTCCAACCCCTCCAACCAAAACGATCGTTCATGGACGCACGCGATCCTCACCACCGCGTCATTGTACTACTTCAGCAATTGCATTATGTCGTCTATGCTGACGTACTACGAGAACGTCCAGCATGATAAATTCGCCGAGTTTGTTGTCCAGCCGGAAAACCGAATTAAGGTTCCGTTTGGGTATACGTCGTTTATCTGGGATACGGAGCCTTCGTCGCGGAGGGCAGTTGGGAGGACGGGGGAGTTGGTGTTTTATAAAGGTGTGTATGAGCTGTTTGCTCCATCTGGGCTTCCTTTATAGGTGGTTATCATTGGTTCTAACCCGTTACAGAGCGTGACGATGCTGGGCATTTCGCTGCACTCGAGCACCCAAGTGGACTAGTCGAAGACTTGAGAGAACTGGCAGGCGGACATTGGCGAGCTAGTTAGGCTGTGCTTATGCTGTGATGCGGTGTTCCATTGAAGAAATAAGCCACAGGTATACAATACAACTAAGGATATACGAAACGAAACAAAAAGGGACAGCAcagagaagatgaaggaaagaaaaggtcACTCCTTTCGCATCCACCCCAAATCCCGACTCCCCATCACCGTACTCAAGTCCTCCTCACTCGCCGCTGCAGTTGCAACCCGTCCATTACCTAGCACCACCGTGTGCGTCCCATGTGCCTCAACATCCTTGCCCCCGGACCAGAGCTGCTGCGCACTCTCCTGTGCCATCTTGGACTGCTGGAGTGGTGTATTATTCCCCAGGGTAGTTGATAGTGGGAATGAGCCTGGGTTGCGGCTGTAAGAACCCTGTGTGGCTTCACGGAAGAATCGAATCAGGGGGCGTAATGTTGGCAGAGAGCCAGCAGTGATGCCCAGACCAGCTTCAATGTTCGACCAGATGGCGATGTAGGCGGTTTTATAGAGGAATTGCTTGTCAGCGTAGTATTTGAGGTAGGGGAAGCGAACGATGACAGCGACACCTGCTCTGCAATGCAATGCAATTTATATTAGCTTATTCCATAGGCAATGGGTGCGGGCACAAGCGGGGGGTGGGGGGACGAACATGCAGCCCAGACTCAAGATCATTCCCGCAGCAATCTTATTTCGCCGTGGCATGTGCAAGTTCCATATTATGAATGCTGGAAGCAGGCCAATGATGAAGTCCGTAAGGGCTGCAACAGCACTGCATAGATATGCAATGTCAGTGAGGATCTCAATGTCAACACATTTGCCATAGTCCTGATCCAGGCGGTTCCAAAAGTGGTTGATGGGTGTGCATTGGAATATggtaaagaaaaagaaggccaATCCAGCAAGTATGTTGATTGCCATAGTGGCATAGAGAATGCCAATATGGATGTGATTGACTGTGATGCGGAGTAGCAACAGGCTAATCGATGTTTTGACAACAACAgatatagcgatgtataaGAGTTGGCCCAGCCAGAAGCACTATTTTGTTGGTTGTAATTAGCCCGAGCATGCTGAACGCAGAAAGCCAGAGCCCATACAAATAATGCTTTGTGAAAATCATTAGAATGGAAGAGGAAATATTCGAGTTTCCTGCCCATGCCATAGTTCGCGCCTAAGAAGCCACATGTTGCAAACCCGATATTCAAGGTCTACCAGGGTCAATATATCGTAATTCCATCAGGGAGAAATACGAAACCTACTGCTGCAATGACCATCAAGGTGTCATCCCAGCCAAAGGCCCGGACCAGATGCAATCGCACAAAACATCGCAGCAGCACTGTGGTCAGTGAAATGCTGAGAAAGACAGCGGTAACAACAGTAATAGCCTCACTATAACTGCTGGCCATGGTGCATACTGAGACTCAAGGTGAGGGGGGACGAGTGCGATTAAAAGAATACGCAACACATGAACAAAGTTTGGTGGTTGCACTAACAAAGCTTGTGCCTCTTGCCTAATTTGGGTGATCGACCGCTACTATTTGTCTCAGCGGGTCTAGCGTTTCCGTACTCTATTTCTTGACCAGCATATCCAGGACAATGATTGTCCAATCCATTAGCTTATGCTCTTATTGTCTTGGTGCTGGGTAAGGTAATGCACTACCGAGTTGCGCagaccaccgagctgcgcgatTGGTCCGGGGTAGAGGATCGCTGTGAGAAAAGTGTagtatgtacagagtagagttGTATAGAAGGAGACTCAACGTTACTCTGGAGTATACATGGCACAAAAATGTACAAAAGATCAAATTCTGGTCGTAAAAGTCaataacgtaatccaccATCAAGCCCGTGATAATTACAGCGAGAAATCACCAGCTTCGCACATCAGATGAGCATTAGatagagaagaagaagcttgCTTTCAAATAGAGAGGATTGGATAGTGATAGTAGTCAGTCGCCGCCGCATGAACGGACTTTACCGGCGAATTTTCGGCGGTTCGGCCACTTGAGCATCAGAACCACGGGCGCAATCCCAATAATTCCCAACTATGTGTTATGTACCAGCCCATCCAAATCCCAAATTTGAGAATAGTTGCGGCGACCGGCATTTCGCAGGGGCAAGCTCAATTGGGTGGCTGATAGCGAGAAAGCTGAAGAATTATTCGCAGAGTTCTCCGGGGCATTTGGTAGTCCTTGGAGAGCCGTTGGAACTTCATTAGGGAGTGTCATATACAAAAATGGATTCCTTATTGCTGAACAGACACAATTAATCAGACAGAGAGTAGTGGTCAAAACCAAGACTATGCATTTCTCTTGTTCCATACCCGGTCAAAGACAGTCAAAGATCGTTGCGCTTCAGAAAAATTAGCTCGAGCCTCATAGTGCAGATGAATTTATCAACTGTACATACCCGAGGGAACAAGATCAAGAGCCTTCACTGATCTATTCAACGGCTGCTCCAGCATATACACCGCTGATTCCGCGATATCCACTGGTTCAAGAGGCCTGCAAGCAAAGTTAACAACGCTAATAGCATGAATATAGAATAAAAAGGCCATACTGAAATCCCTCAAAGAAGCTATTATACATCTCCTGATCATGCCCAACCCGCTGCGAATGGAAATTGGTCGCCACGCACCCAGGCCGCAGCGCCAAGACGCGGATATTTGTCCCACTCAGCTCATTCCGCAATGCGTTCGTAAAGGCCTCTTGCGCAGCTTTGTTGCTGTGGTACACTGCTTCGCCCGGGAAGGGCGGGACCTCGATACCAGTTACGGAGGTGATATTGAGGATTGTGCCTGCGGCGCGAGGGATCATGGAAGTGTTGAGGACTGCGTGAGTCACGAACATGAGGCCGttgatgttggtgttgttcaTGGTTAGGATGTCTGATACGCGGAGGTCGTGGAATGCGGATGGGGCGCCGAGGGCTAGGCCGGCCTGGTTCTGTTAGGTTTGACGGGTGTAATGGGCGCGGAGAACGCACGTTGTTGACCAGAATGTCAACCTGAGCGAGTTCCTGCACACTGGAATTCACGGCAGCTTCGACTGCAGTGTAATCTTGAACATCGACTGCTTTGTAGATCACTTTAACTGCATGGTGCTTCTTGATTTTGTCTGCAAGGTTCTGTAGCTTATCCTACTAGGCGTTAGACGATACCCAGGACTCAATGGAAGTGTACGTACCTCAGATCTCGCAAAAAGAATCAAATTCGCGCCTTTGGCGGCTAGTGCTTCAGCAATGGCGGAACCAATTCCCATAGAAGCTCCGGTCTGATCGAGTCAGTACGTTGTCAAACACGAATGGGGGAGGGGTTGGGGACACCTTACAAGGAGCACGTTAGATCCTTGAAGAACCATGTTGCTAAATTGCAAATTGTATCTACTGCTGTCCCTTTTCTGAATGTGACATCAGAATTGGGAGCATTTATAGCATAGCGAGCATGTCATCATCGAAAGGAAACTCGCATAGGAAACTCGCATAGGAAACTCGCATAGGAAACTCGCTATGCGATCTGAGTGGTGGATACTCGATACCAATTGGGATCGATAACCGAAACTGAGTGAATTCAATCAATCCACCTCAAGTCTTGTCTAAACTTGGCTATTCTACAAAGTAATTCTATCCCTAATCTCCATCGCCGCCGTATCCTTCCACTCCGGCCTCCACCGCGACAACGGCGGCCGTTCATACACGATATCCCCAGCCGACCACATAATCCGCTTCCGATCCAACACCTCGGTCACTTCATTGTCCGGGCAGATGATATAAAACACGCCGTCCACCATTTTCCGGTTCATATACTCAACAACCTGCTCCGGTGCCCACGCGCCATCCGGCTTGGACGGGAACCGACCGGCGCTGAAGCCCGTGTACGTCCAGCCGGGAACgaggaggtggacgctgatTTCAGGATGGTCGGAGTGGAGATGGTAGGATAGTTGTTCGGCGATAGATTTCACTGCGGCTTTGGAGGCGTTGTAGGCTGGGTTACCGGGGGGATTGGTGATTCCCTGCTTGGAGCCAGTTAGGACGATGGCGCGTGGTTTTGATTCCGTCCCATTTTTCATGGTGTCGAGTAAGGCTGCGATGCCATTCGTGTAGCCTAATGTGTTGACGGCAAGCGTGCGCGAGAAATACTCCGGATCTTGCCAGGCGGTTTTCCCAGCCTCCGGCTCGACACTGCACCCAGCGTTTAGCATGAGAAAGTCGATTCCGGAGGGGTGCATTGTCGAAATGCCCTGTTGCAGGACCTTCCAGGCCTTGGCGTCCGCAACGTCTAGGTGGAACATCGATGTTCTGATTCCCGAAGTTGACGGAAGCTGGCTAGTTGCTTCAAGTAGTGAATGCTCGTTGACATCGAGAAGAACGAGGTTCATGCCGCGAGAATAACAGAAATGCGCCGTCGCCAGACCGATTCCAGAAGCTGCTCCGCTGATGAGAGCAGTAGCTCCCTTGCGGAAGACTGGATGGAGGCTTTCAGacatcttctttcttttcttaaCTCAGACCAATTTGTTTGTATATACAGACAGCTCTTGATGCAACAATCAATCCAAAATATATGCCGCCCTGGGCAACATTAATTCCTGGACGGATGTCGGAGATGTGGGGGATGCGGGGAGCGCTGACCACATAATGATAGAAACCGAGCATAATTGGCCAATTAGGAAACTGAGCGAGAAACGAGTCGAGCCGGAATGATCTCGCTCTCGACATCAATTCGTCGAATCTGTCCCACATCCCCACCGTAATCATGGACAAGAAAAGCGGATGCGCAAAGTTTATCCTCATTGAGCCCACAGTCTTCGAAGCTCGTCAGCAAGACACATGGTCCGTCGACCGGAGCTTTCTTGACATTCTTCAATGAGTTCCAGCGTACGTTGTCTTTCCAGCAACCCCTCGGTTACGAGTCCCGCAATGTACAGGCACTGTGTGGAGACCAGGCTCCAGGTGTCGGGAACGCCCGCATTTGAAACCAGGAATATCTGCTCGCGAGATCGCTCGATTTGACGGCGGATCCAGAGCGACTGCGTGTGGCCCAAGCCTCGACTCTCGACTGGAACTGGTGGCCGATGCAAATTCAGCAAGATCTTCGAGGCGTGGTAGACCTGATAGGCAATGGCTGGCTCGTATTAGTGGGGAGAGTTATCCCGTCACCGGAAACAGTATACGTACCGCTCTGTGGATACATGAACCACAAAgaaggaaattgatgaggtACATTCTGATCTTGAGATGCTGTTGGTTCCGCAAAGAAGTGTGACATGGAAGACGGAAGCTTTAGTTCCCAATCCTCCAGGGCAGCATCCAAACTGGTGACTCTACGTTGCCGAGCTTCAGTCTTCTCGTCGGCACTAATCTCGCCCGGAGTATCGCCTGAATTGCAGAAGGATACGCATTGTCCAAATATAAAAATCACGCGATTTGCTATGTCCTCAATGCAGACACCTTCGAAAGTCTCAAGAGGCGGGGGCTGCCAATATGCTTCGTCCAGAAGCATCTGTCGGCCGGTTTGAAGGGCCGCCCAAATTTCGTGTCTGTACCATGTCCAGTACACAGCTCCCTGAAGTCCGCATTGATCGCCGTAAACCCGACGAGACTGCAAGAAAAACGCGACACCTCCTAAATGAGATCCGAAGTTCTCGCCCACGACATCGAACATTTCATATCTGTAGATGTCAGCATTCATCATTTGCGGATTTCAATGCATATACGTACGTCGAAAGGATGATGCTTGAGGCCAAAATCTCATCTCTCGAGGCACATTCGGTATCCATCAGTAACGTACTCAGCACCTTGATAGCTTTCTGGTGATAATGAATGGCAACATTCTCGCTAGTACGTTGCTCTTCTCCCGATGCCTTCAAAGTTGAATGTTTCATTGACAGTGCAAGACATGAATTCATGAGTACAGGACACCGAAGCGCCATGATCGGCACTTTTCCATAAAACGGCTGGTCGCGCGAGAATGAATCGATCTGTCAACCGTAAGCATATCGTATCATATGTAGTGGTACTAGCTctctgtcacaacctggcttctctcgtatcgtacctagggttctagttagttgtatttcgagactggacacttgccctaagtgtcttccagatatcgtatgctcaatgcccctccgggtccggttcgataagtcgtatgcgttgatgggtatatcgccccctccaggctccgtaagatattcaacaagtagaaacagtaaaggtaacgaatagagaagcaaggccaaccgagtatatatactgggttgttggttaagtgcggacgagtcagaaactagaaggtaaccaatgctgaatgacttgtattgatcgcgaagaactaagctaagtacatgaatgagtgtccttatatatgtttcctccttcataGCCATCATGTCCCTTTGCTATGCTGGGTATGATTGTCATCATATCTGATCATACCTGTTGCTATGTTCGGATCTGATGaaggatcacgtgacataCCCGCTGGTTCGGCCAATTCgatccctgttcctcctACATTTCCTTCATCAACTATTATCCAATAGTTTCTGCCTCGACTCTCcatatcatcacgtgagattaATACGTTGAGGCCTGTAACACTCTCACATACCCATCTGGATACTCGTTCAACGTAATTACGGAAAATAGTTACTTCTGCCGCACTCAACTCAATCTGCTCCTGTACTATGAGTGCTATTGAGCGATCCTCTCTACTATCACCTATTCTGCTGGTGGGACCCAAGCTTATCACGGGAACCGGTTGCGACTGGACCGACGGAGCAAATGACATAGGCTTCTCGACGTGCAGGAAGATGGCAGCCAGATTCGGTGAGGGTGAGTCATATACAGATGATGGTATTTCCAGACCACGAACACCGCTCGCATCTATCCCATTCGATTCATCTCTCTGGGATTCCAGCGAAACCCCGCTCCTTTCCCGCTCGATACCTCGTGGTCGGTGGGTTTGCAGGGACGCAGCTCCGAAGGAGTGGTAGCTGGTATCTTGCTGGCCACTCACGGATGAGTCCCTGGCATCTTGACCGTCGTCATCCTGCGGGTAAGCGCGTCTCGAACGACGCAGTGGCGCTGGATTGGAAGTCCTGTTCCCAACGCTGCTGGGAGCAGCATCATCATACTTGCATAGTCGGTTCTTCCTCGCGCAATTGTTACAGATCGGTCTTGATTCGTCGCACTTCACGCGGCGGCCACGACAGGTTTTACTTGATAATCTGTTAGCACCTTGTTGTATGACAAAGGCGTAGGACCTACCAGCCTGTAGTGACTCGCAATCTTTTGCGTACAGGGCCATTCAGACCTCTGCGTTTCATTGCACAAGTCTCCCAAGAATGTTATATAATTCGAGATTTCGAGCTTGCTTCTTATCGGAATGGCATGAGAAGCCGGTAGCTGCGCGTCGGAGACGCAGCAGAAAATCCCCCTTCGGTAACCGGGCCGATAAGATAAAAGGATCCTTGATGCCTGCGGCGCAAGGCAGAAATCAGGTGCTTCATCCCCGTCCTTCTACTAATGAGAATAACTAGTTGTAATTTCTAGAAAGTACGCCTGGATTACATTTCATTCTATTTCTATGAGACTAATCGCTATTCTCTAGTACCATATCTTCTAAGGCTTCTCCAAGTACCGCATCATCCAGATCCAACTCAATGTCTTCCAATATCACATCCGTTGCCTTCTCGCTAATCATATAAACAGGAAGAGCAGGAAAAGCTCCGGGTACATGCGGAAACACGGAAGCATCAACAACTCTCAAGCTCTCAACACCTCGCACGCGGAATCGTGAATCAAGGCATGCCATTGGATCTCCATCTGCTCCGATATGACATGTGCTTGTCGCATGGTGTGAGAATGCTTTGTCTTTGATATCCTGCTTCAGTGCGTCGACACGCTCGATTGAGGTGCCAGGAAACTCCTCTACCATGGGTCCGATAGGCTCTGGGATACTTTTGAGTATTGAACGTGCAAATTCAACTCCGTCTGCTATCGCAGTGAGGTCATCATCGGGTCTGTCTTGGTTGTCATGTTCACTGAAGAACCTAAAATTCACCTCTGGCAAATCACGGGGATCCGCTGAGCATAAAGTCACAGACCCTGCTTGGGATCGGCGTGGATGTGTCTTGATCAAATTCCAGCAAAATTTGTTCAAGGCGCCCCCTAGCACCTTGGAGTAACCGGGGAAGTACCCGGGGAACGTCTTTGCTCCTCCGAAAAGGAACAGGTCCAGCTCGCCGTCTTCGCTGACCTTAGATTTCTTCTTCACGGCCATTGTCTCCGCGATAGATCTATACGGTCCGTTGCCCTCCTGGACCCATTGGGTGAGAGACGGATTCACCGGCAGAGCCAAACAGTGAGTCCTGAAAAATGGAAAGATTCTGATCGCATCGGTAGATGACTGGATACTCGTAGTTGTCTTGGAGGTTGTATCCCACTCCAGGAAGGTTGACCCGGACTGGAATTCCGAACTTCTGAAGCTCCTCTTTCGGCCCAATGCCACTCAGCTTCAGTAGTTGTGGTGTGTTGAATGAACCTCCAGCCACGATAACTTCACGAGAAGCGAACACACGTCTCTTGATTCCTGCGTGTTTGGGATCAAATGTCGGATCTGCCTTGTACATACTCTTTCCCTCTAGGAACTCGACTCCGATCGCCTTTGGCTTCCCATCGTTGCCGCTGAACAGAATACTGGTAGCAAGGGACCTCATGCGGATATGGAGTGGATACTTCTTAGATCCATCCGCATTTCTGGCATTGGCAGTAGCGACGAGGTAATTCCGAGCACTACTCCGTCTACCCCTCTCACTCATAGGGAGAGTCAATTCGTACGCTCCTTCGACTTGGGGCTCTCGGCTGTTCACATCATCCTTGAATTGTTTGCTTGGCGAAGGTACAGCGTGAAGAGCA is from Aspergillus chevalieri M1 DNA, chromosome 8, nearly complete sequence and encodes:
- a CDS encoding uncharacterized protein (COG:S;~EggNog:ENOG410PNYD;~TransMembrane:3 (n5-16c21/22o45-67i79-97o117-137i)), with the translated sequence MAINILAGLAFFFFTIFQCTPINHFWNRLDQDYGKCVDIEILTDIAYLCSAVAALTDFIIGLLPAFIIWNLHMPRRNKIAAGMILSLGCIAGVAVIVRFPYLKYYADKQFLYKTAYIAIWSNIEAGLGITAGSLPTLRPLIRFFREATQGSYSRNPGSFPLSTTLGNNTPLQQSKMAQESAQQLWSGGKDVEAHGTHTVVLGNGRVATAAASEEDLSTVMGSRDLGWMRKE
- a CDS encoding SDR family NAD(P)-dependent oxidoreductase (COG:Q;~EggNog:ENOG410PN00;~InterPro:IPR036291,IPR002347,IPR020904;~PFAM:PF00106,PF13561;~go_function: GO:0016491 - oxidoreductase activity [Evidence IEA];~go_process: GO:0055114 - oxidation-reduction process [Evidence IEA]), which encodes MSESLHPVFRKGATALISGAASGIGLATAHFCYSRGMNLVLLDVNEHSLLEATSQLPSTSGIRTSMFHLDVADAKAWKVLQQGISTMHPSGIDFLMLNAGCSVEPEAGKTAWQDPEYFSRTLAVNTLGYTNGIAALLDTMKNGTESKPRAIVLTGSKQGITNPPGNPAYNASKAAVKSIAEQLSYHLHSDHPEISVHLLVPGWTYTGFSAGRFPSKPDGAWAPEQVVEYMNRKMVDGVFYIICPDNEVTEVLDRKRIMWSAGDIVYERPPLSRWRPEWKDTAAMEIRDRITL
- the GPD1_3 gene encoding glycerol-3-phosphate dehydrogenase family protein (COG:C;~EggNog:ENOG410PHMP;~InterPro:IPR006109,IPR006168,IPR036291,IPR011128, IPR008927,IPR013328;~PFAM:PF01210,PF07479;~go_component: GO:0009331 - glycerol-3-phosphate dehydrogenase complex [Evidence IEA];~go_function: GO:0004367 - glycerol-3-phosphate dehydrogenase [NAD+] activity [Evidence IEA];~go_function: GO:0016491 - oxidoreductase activity [Evidence IEA];~go_function: GO:0016616 - oxidoreductase activity, acting on the CH-OH group of donors, NAD or NADP as acceptor [Evidence IEA];~go_function: GO:0051287 - NAD binding [Evidence IEA];~go_process: GO:0005975 - carbohydrate metabolic process [Evidence IEA];~go_process: GO:0006072 - glycerol-3-phosphate metabolic process [Evidence IEA];~go_process: GO:0046168 - glycerol-3-phosphate catabolic process [Evidence IEA];~go_process: GO:0055114 - oxidation-reduction process [Evidence IEA]), yielding MPQKHRVAVVGSGNWGSTIAKIVAENTKAHTDVFEEQVQMWVFDEDVQVPESSKHRSKYGDKTYKLTKLINETHENVKYLPDIRLPDNLVANPDLPSTVDGATLLIFNLPHQFISKTLEQIQGKIVPYARGISCIKGVDVSDVTVTLYSELIMEKLAIYCGSLSGANIATEVAAERFCETTIGYDPPPMDLKSDDGSPKDNLIKVDEQRQDKTKPTHVKLQPVPQDYPHVDGKLWDLLFSRPYFKVHVVRDAAGVSLGGALKNIVALATGFVQAKGWGENTKAAVLRQGVLEMVRFGRTWFPQSVDERTFTVESAGVADLVASCTAGRNFRSACHAVEKGVSVEEIEKTELNGQKLQGLGTAQSVWEFLSKHEKTEEFPLFNAVHGIIEGKASVDDLPKLLQ
- a CDS encoding epoxide hydrolase family protein (COG:S;~EggNog:ENOG410PIT4;~InterPro:IPR010497,IPR016292,IPR029058,IPR000639;~MEROPS:MER0000432;~PFAM:PF06441;~go_function: GO:0003824 - catalytic activity [Evidence IEA];~go_function: GO:0033961 - cis-stilbene-oxide hydrolase activity [Evidence IEA]), which gives rise to MADIQPFQIDIPKEVDRLNRKLKDTRLPGRPIVADAGSHYGPPYEWAQRLYDTWINDFDWFSVQSDINKYPQYTTSIENLNIYFLHTRAERPNAIPLLLIHGWPGSFWEFSRVWGPLSRPSDDKDIAFHVIVPSLPGFCWSDGPHRSGWTLQDTARVFDQLMKKLGYDQYMVQCGDWGHFVGRELASKYTDSCKLLHSNFAPSPLPDGVEYTGREKATLERVNDWLENHIGYAVCMRTRPHTIGLVLHDNPLGILMWVGEKFIEASNPSNQNDRSWTHAILTTASLYYFSNCIMSSMLTYYENVQHDKFAEFVVQPENRIKVPFGYTSFIWDTEPSSRRAVGRTGELVFYKERDDAGHFAALEHPSGLVEDLRELAGGHWRAS
- a CDS encoding Zn(II)2Cys6 transcription factor (COG:S;~EggNog:ENOG410PI00;~InterPro:IPR036864,IPR021858,IPR001138;~PFAM:PF00172,PF11951;~go_function: GO:0000981 - DNA-binding transcription factor activity, RNA polymerase II-specific [Evidence IEA];~go_function: GO:0008270 - zinc ion binding [Evidence IEA];~go_process: GO:0006355 - regulation of transcription, DNA-templated [Evidence IEA]), which encodes MKRRGLNGPVRKRLRVTTGCKTCRGRRVKCDESRPICNNCARKNRLCKYDDAAPSSVGNRTSNPAPLRRSRRAYPQDDDGQDARDSSVSGQQDTSYHSFGAASLQTHRPRGIERERSGVSLESQRDESNGIDASGVRGLEIPSSVYDSPSPNLAAIFLHVEKPMSFAPSVQSQPVPVISLGPTSRIGDSREDRSIALIVQEQIELSAAEVTIFRNYVERVSRWIDSFSRDQPFYGKVPIMALRCPVLMNSCLALSMKHSTLKASGEEQRTSENVAIHYHQKAIKVLSTLLMDTECASRDEILASSIILSTYEMFDVVGENFGSHLGGVAFFLQSRRVYGDQCGLQGAVYWTWYRHEIWAALQTGRQMLLDEAYWQPPPLETFEGVCIEDIANRVIFIFGQCVSFCNSGDTPGEISADEKTEARQRRVTSLDAALEDWELKLPSSMSHFFAEPTASQDQNVPHQFPSLWFMYPQSAIAYQVYHASKILLNLHRPPVPVESRGLGHTQSLWIRRQIERSREQIFLVSNAGVPDTWSLVSTQCLYIAGLVTEGLLERQRTLELIEECQESSGRRTMCLADELRRLWAQ
- a CDS encoding uncharacterized protein (COG:Q;~EggNog:ENOG410QED1;~InterPro:IPR036291,IPR002347;~PFAM:PF08659,PF00106,PF13561;~go_process: GO:0055114 - oxidation-reduction process [Evidence IEA]); amino-acid sequence: MVLQGSNVLLTGASMGIGSAIAEALAAKGANLILFARSEDKLQNLADKIKKHHAVKVIYKAVDVQDYTAVEAAVNSSVQELAQVDILVNNAGLALGAPSAFHDLRVSDILTMNNTNINGLMFVTHAVLNTSMIPRAAGTILNITSVTGIEVPPFPGEAVYHSNKAAQEAFTNALRNELSGTNIRVLALRPGCVATNFHSQRVGHDQEMYNSFFEGFQPLEPVDIAESAVYMLEQPLNRSVKALDLVPSAQRSLTVFDRVWNKRNA